ATGATAGGTTCACTAGTAGTGATTAATCGCATTGTTTTTATTAGTGGTGGTATAGCTCATGCAGCTTATGGAGGGATTGGGTTAGGTTACTTTATGAGTTTTAATCCCGTAGTGGGGGCAATATTTTTTGCGCTGTTATCAGCTCTGGGAATGGGCTGGGTAGAGCGTAAATTACAACAACGGGCTGATACAATTATTGGGGTAATGTGGGCGATCGGGATGGCGGTGGGAATCATTCTCATTGATTTAACCCAGGGTTATAAAGCAGGTTTAGATAGTTATTTATTTGGTAGTATTCTAGCTGTGCCAAGACAAGATTTAATCATTATGTTCATTTTGGACCTAATTATTGTGGTGTTTTTGGCGCTATTTTATAAAGAATTATTGGCAATTTCTTATGACTCGGTTTACGCTACCACGCGCAATGTACCTGTTAATACTATCTATTTATTATTAGTAGCAGCGATCGCCCTTACGGTAGTCATGGTTATGCAGATAGTGGGGTTAATTATGGTTATCGCTTTATTAACTATTCCAGGAGCGATCGCCAGTCAAATGGTTAAAGAGCTTAAACAAATGATGTTGATTGCTAGTATCCTAGGTATTATTTTTAATCTAGTTGGACTATATCTCTCTTATGTGTTTAATCTTACTTCAGGTGCAACAATTATTCTAGTAGCGGGAATAACTTATCTGATTAGTTTAGCTTTACCGAAATTAACAAGAAAGTGAGCCAGAAGTCACCAGACTCCTAACTCTATTTTCTTTTGAGCGAATGGTCTTTTTAAGATTACATAGGTAATATTGATCCTGTCAGATCTTTTGCTCCATCAGAAGCTAAAAAAGCAATAACATTACCGATTGACTCAGGTTTAGTCCATTGATCTGCTTGTTGAGTTCCCATGGCTTCTCGATTGCCAGGAGTATCAATAACCCCAGGTAAAATCACGTTAGCGGTGATATCTAAATCTTGGGTTTCGGCGGCGATCGCCTTGGTTAAGGCTACTACCCCTGCTTTAGCTGCTGAATAGGCGGCTAGTTGCGCGGCAGGATCTATCGCTGCTCTTGAGCCTATAGTAATAATCCTACCAGAGCCTTGTTGACGCATTAATCTTAAACAATGTTTACAAACCAAAAAGGTTGTATCTAGATTCAAACTAAAAGAACTTTTCCAATCGCTAAAACTAAACTCGTGAGTTGCCCCCATGGTAAAACCCCCGACTAGATGAACTAAAACATCTACTCTCCCTAAATCATTGACTAGTTGTTCTACTGAACTTTCTTGACTCAAATCTGTCTGAATAAAGCGAATACGCTCAAATTCTGTCGCTGAGAGTCTTTCTTTGAGCCTTTTAATGCCTTTTTCTCCTTGATAGGGTATAGTTAGTTTTGCGCCTTGGGCTAACAGAGTAGGAGTAACTCCTAAACCTAAACCGCCTGTTCCTCCAGTTAATAAAACTTGTTTACCTTGCATAGTTTTTTGAGGGATTTTCTTTAAGATCTATAATATCATTCCCCTTGAGTTCAGATAAGCTAAAATAAACTTAAGATTAGAGAAATTGTCGGACATGATTATAGTTTGCCCCCATTGTCAATACACCAATCCCCCTGAGGCTGAAATCTGCGAACAATGTGGTACTTCCCTACTTGAACAACCTTGTTTTGATTGTGGAACTATTGTACCTTTTACTGAGCAAAATTGTCCTAATTGTGGTGCAGCTACAGGTAAGACTTGGTGGGCGCTCATTCTCCCTCCTCAAAAAGACAATTGGCAATTGACAGAATATTTAGATAATGATCAGCGTTATCAAATTATCACAGATTTAACTTCTTTTCATGAAGACGAGTCTGTTTCTGTTAGAGTGCTTGATGCTAAACCTCTAACCCTTCCTGATTTTCAACATTCCTCTATTCAAGTTGCTGATGAGGAGGCAACTACTTCTGATTCTGAACCAGAAGAGCCTATAATGACTCCTTTAGTAGAATTATATCTTGAACTTAGAGATAAACTCCCCGATTTAATTCCCGCAATTCATGATCATTGGTTAGATGAAAATGGTGAATACTTACTCTTAGAAGATCGCTCCAAGTGGCAAAATATAGCTACTATCAAAAATTTGCCTAATCTGCAAATTCTTACCTATCTCAAGCAAATGACCGGTCTTTGGTCAGAATTTTCTCAACAACAACTGACTCGTACTTTTCTTGATCCTGACAATTTGTACCTTGATGAAGATGAATGTATTGTTCTCCAAAAAGTTAGTGAAAATATCTCAGAACATGATGATAATTTAGCTAATCTAGGTAAACTATGGCAAAGTTTATTTGCTAGTTCCGAACCATCCCTACAACAACTGTATCAACAATTAATTGAGGGAGAAATTACTACTATTGCTCAATTAAACGCCACTATAGAAGAAATTGAGTCACAGTTAGATTTGACAGATTATGGCTTACCTTCTCTTAATTTAGCTTTTCAACCAGATAGTCAGGAGCAAGAGGAGGATGAAGATGATAATGAAATTCTCGGCGATCCTACCGAAGGTGATAATCTTCCCACACTGGTTTTACCAATGCAGCTGTTGAGCATCACTGATGTTGCTATTACTGATATTGGTCACCAACGCGAGCATAATGAGGATTATTATGGCATCGTTACTAAAACTTCTAAACGAGAAAATCCCCACAAGATTAAATATAGCTCTCGCGGTTTATATATAGTATGTGATGGTATGGGAGGACACGCCGCGGGTGAAGTCGCTAGTCGCATGGCTGTGGAAACTTTACAAGAATATTTTGAAGAACATTGGATTGATAAACTTCCTAGTGAAGAAGTGATTCGTCAAGGTATCTTGTTAACTAATCAAAAAATTTATCAAGAGAATTTGCAGTATGGGCGTTCCGGAAGTGGTCGAATGGGAACTACCCTAGTTATGGCTCTCCTGCAAGATACCCAAGGGGCGATCGCTCACGTCGGAGATAGTCGGATCTATCATATTACTCGTAAACGGGGTCTCAATCAATTAACTCTTGACCACGCTGTAGCTCAACAAGAAGTTTTATGTGGAGTTGAGCCTGAGATTGCTTATCGGCGTCATGATGCCTATCAACTTACTCAAGCGATTGGACCTAGAGATAATAGTTGTGTTCATCCTGAAATTCAGTTTCTAGACTTTAAAGAGGATACAATCTTATTTTTGTGCTCCGATGGTTTTTCCGATAATAATTTTCTTGAAACTGCGGCTAAAAATCAGCTGTTATCTTTAACTAGTTCTAAAGCTAATCTAGAACAAGAACTCAGACAACTTCTAGAACTCGGTAATCAACATAATGGTCATGACAATCTGACTGCTGTTTTGGTCAGAGTTAAGGTACAACCATCCTTAGAAAGAATCTAACACTCGGGTTTAGTGGGGCGATCTTATCCCGACTAAACCAACCTGATTAATCTTCGTCCCAAGCTTCTACCATTAAAATTTCGCTGATAGGATCGTGCATGGAAAAGCCAAACTCTGCTAGTTCCTGTTTCCAGTAGGACCACTGATCGCCATAAAGTAAAGCGACTTTTGAGATATTATCGGTTGGTTTCAGGATGTTGGCGTCAACCAGTGAAGCTACTTTACGCTGGAACTTCACCATAGGGTGAAAGACTTGTTTGGTCATACGCTATTTCTTAAGATAATTTATTGTACAAATGGTTTACAGAATCTACTCCCCAACTCTAAGGAATTTACCTATGATTTAGAGTATTAAGTTGCCAGGAAGTATTAATATATATTAATAGCGCACCTAACCCCATTTAGGCAAGTGTTTTTAGGAAAAAGTTCGGTAATTACTACCTTTAGTCACCAAAAATGAGCAAAAAATGGCGATTCATTGTTATTAGTTTCTTAGGATTTAGTCTAATTTTACCAGGATTAGCCCTAGATACATCTATTAGCAGAACAGGTATTAACGCAAGTAAACTACATCAGCCTCCTTATAATTTAACGGGGCGTAAAATTGCCATCGGACAGGTGGAAATTGGCAGACCTGCTAAACTAGGTTGGGATAAGCCCGCTAATCGCTTACCTTTACAGGTAGCGGGAGTATTTGAACGAGATCGCCCGGCTCAACCGAATAAGGGATTAGATAGTCACGCACAAATGGTAGCGATGGTGATGATTAGTCAAGATAAACTCCTACCTGGAGTAGCTCCCGATGCGCTATTATATTCAGGAGCGATCGCTACTGTCAAAGGTGGTGCACAAGCCGAAGAATGTCTAACGACTCAAACTATTGCAACACAAAATAATACTGACGTCCGAGCGATTAATTTTAGCTTCGGTGAATCCCTAGAGCAAGATAGTAGAGAAGAGGCTAAACTAGACGGGAATGCACTATTAACTCAGTGTATCGATTGGTCAGCCAGGGTTCATAACACCCTCTACGTCATAGCAGGGAATCAAGGTAGAGGAGGAATACCAATACCAACAGACAATTATAATGGAATTACTACAGCTTACTCAAGAAAAGAAGAAAACCAATATACCAAAGTAGATTTTTCTAATTTAAGCAGAAGACCAGAAGGAATCGCCAGACGTCTAATCAGCCGAGAAATTAATACAGGAATAAGAAGGGGAATAAGTCTAATCGCACCAGGACACCAATTAACGGTATATAATCTGCAAGGGAAAAGAGAAACAGTATCAGGGACAAGTTTTGCAGCACCCCAGATCACAGCAACAGTAGCACTATTACAAGAATATGGCGATCGCCAATTAGCCCAACAAGAACCCAATTGGACAATAGCATCAAGACGTCCTGAAGTGATGAAAGCAGTGTTATTAAATTCAGCAGATAAAATCAAAGACTCTGGAGATGGTCGCTTCTTGGGGATGGAGAGAACAACCCTTAGTAAACATAATCGCACTTGGCTAGAATCAGATGCTTATCATAGTGAAAGAATACCCCTAGACCTAGAAATGGGTACAGGACATCTCAACGTCTATCGCGCTTATCAACAGTTTAGCGCTAAACAATGGCAACCAACAGCAGCAGTACCTACTAGAGGTTGGAATTACGGAGAGGTAAGTAGAGGAGAGGACCAAGATTATCTCATCGATGAACCTCTAGAAGGTGGTAGTTACGCTTCGATTACTTTAACTTGGAATCGTTGGGTAGAATTAAGAGACACTAACCAGAATGGACAATATGATATCGGAGAAAGTTTTCGCGATCGCGGTTTAAATAATTTAGACTTATATCTAATTGCTGTGGATAGCGAAGAAATAACTGTATGCGCTTCCACCAGTATCCATGACAGCGTCGAACATATTTTTTGTCCAATTCCCACCACAGGACGTTATAAAATTCGAGTATCCTATATAAGTCAGATTAATTATCCCGAGCAAGCCTACGCTTTAGCTTGGTGGACTAAAGGAAATCAAGATAATGGCAATTAAATTATTAGTATTAGATATAGATGGCACGATCGCCGGAGACAATAATCAAATCAGAAAACCCGTCAAATTGGCGATCAAAGCTGCTCAAAAACAGAATATAAAAGTAACTCTAGCCACAGGGAGAATGTATCGTTCAGCTTTACCCTATTATGAGCAGATAGAGACTAAATTACCCCTGATCGCTTATAATGGAGCTTGGATTCAAAATCCTGATACTCAAGAAAAAGAACATTTACCTATAGGTAAAGAAATAGCTCTAGAATTACTCGACTACTTTGAGTCACCAGCGATGAACTCCTATTTTGGGGTTCATTGTTATTTAGAAGATCAACTCTACGTTAAAGAAATAACTCCATCTACTCAAGAATATGCTGAGAGATCGCAAGTTGCAGCTATACCCGTAGGAGATTTAAGGAAGATACTCCAAGTTAATCCTACCAAAGTCTTGGCGATCGCTCATAAGCCCCAGATGATTAAAAAATGTTTTCCCGAATTAAAAACTCGTTATAGCAGAGAAAAAGTACATCTAACCCAATCATCCCATAACCTCTTAGAAGCAATGCACCCCCAAGTCAATAAAGGTAAAGCAGTACAATATCTAGCGGAAAAAGTCCTAGGAATTAAACCAACAGAAGTAATGGCGATCGGGGATAATTTTAATGACCTAGAAATGTTACAATACGCAGGTGTAAGTATCGCTATGGGAAGTGCTCCCGATGAAATTAAAAAAGTTGCCCATTGGGTAGCACCAGACGTAGAAGCAGACGGAGTAGCAGTAGCGATTAATAAATTTCTAGAGAAACAAAATTACTAGTAATTGCGTCTAGTAAATAAAGAGTTATCACCTAGGAGCAAAAATGTTGAAACATCAATTAACCACAGCGTTAGTAGCTATGAGTTTAACCATAGCACCTTTGAGTGTTATTCAGGCAGAAACCATAGCTGTAAATAATAGAGATGTTTACCAAGCTCAAATTTATAATAATGTTGTTCCTTCAGGGACAGTTATACCCTTAGAATCCCTAGATACTGAAAAAATCCTCCTCTTACCAGGAGAATCCATGACCATTACCTTACAAGTTGCTCAAGACATTAGGAATAATCAAGGTAGAGTAGTTATCCCTAGGGGTACAGAAGTATCAGGAAGACTCGAACCAGATGGTAATGGAACTCGTTTTATTGCGGAATATCTTTATTTAAGGGATGGAAATAGTTACTCTATTGACGGTGTCTCCAGAGTCGTTACCCGTAGAGAAATAGTAGAACAAGGAGCTAATAACCGTGCTATCTTACAAGGAGCAGTAATTGGAGCTTCAGCTGCTACACTAATAGCAGGTATCACAGGGGATAAAAAAATTCGCGCACCAGAAGTCCTCGGAGGAGCCGGATTAGGTGCTCTCATCGGTTATGCTTTTAGGGGTGGTCAACGTTCTCAAGAATTAATATCTATTAATCCTAACACTGATCTAGATATCACCCTTCGTACTGATTTTTATGAGTAAGTACTAGGGGTTATTGAGAATTAAGAATTATAACCAACCCCGTAACCGATAAACAACTATACCTAGATACTCTTTAAGGGCTAGATTAGTTAAAGCGAGGCGATTAGCATGAGGTAAGAGATTCAAAATAAAGTCCTCGAAAGTGTAATTATAGGTTCTAGTGACTAGAAAATCCGTAGGTGCGGGGATTGCCTCTATCCCTAGTTTAGTAAAAATAGCCATAGAACGGGGCATATGAAAAGCAGAAGTAACTAGTAAAATACGTTTAATTCCTGTTTCTTGGAGAATTTCTTGGACATTAACCGCGTTTTCATGGGTATTAAGTGAGAAAGGTTCTTCAATCATCGCTTCACGGGGTACACCTAACATCTCTAATAGAATAGCCATATCAGCAGCTTCGGAACTTCCAGGACCATCTTGCCAACTGATTCTACCCCCTGCCAAAATAATTACAGGTGCTCGTTGAGTATGATAGAGATGTGCAGCATAAAAAAGGCGATCGCCGTGTTCATTAATATTCACCATCAATCTAGGGGGTTCAACGCTTTTGGTAGCACCTCCTAAAACCACGATCGCCTCTGCGGTAGGAGGATCAACCAAAGGAGGGTATCTTGACTCTAGAGAAGCAACCAAAGCACTACTTACCCAATCATTACTAGCAATTAATAAGATAGCTAAAGCAGTAACAACAGGAACAAAAGTCCAACGAGAACGTTTCCACCTCAGAATTAAGGCCATCATTAATAATACACAAGATAAGCCCAAAGGATACAAAAAAACAGGTAACAGTTTAGAGAGAAACAGAAAACTCATCTTAGGTTACTAAATGAATACCACTAGCACTCAGTTGCGCTGTCCAAGCGGCTAAATCAGGATCATCCATTCTCACCAATAATTTTTCTTGGAGAATTTCTGCTTCTGTTAAATTATTACAAAGAGTAAATACCGTAGGACCTGAACCAGACATCATTGTTCCCAAACCTCCTAAACTCGACATAGTGCGTTTTAATTGTTCTACTTCGGGATACTCAGGAAAAACCGCCTTTTCTAAATCATTGTGCAATAATTGACCGATTTTAGCGCCATCTTG
The sequence above is drawn from the Gloeocapsa sp. DLM2.Bin57 genome and encodes:
- the fabG gene encoding 3-oxoacyl-ACP reductase FabG, producing the protein MQGKQVLLTGGTGGLGLGVTPTLLAQGAKLTIPYQGEKGIKRLKERLSATEFERIRFIQTDLSQESSVEQLVNDLGRVDVLVHLVGGFTMGATHEFSFSDWKSSFSLNLDTTFLVCKHCLRLMRQQGSGRIITIGSRAAIDPAAQLAAYSAAKAGVVALTKAIAAETQDLDITANVILPGVIDTPGNREAMGTQQADQWTKPESIGNVIAFLASDGAKDLTGSILPM
- a CDS encoding serine/threonine phosphatase, with the protein product MIIVCPHCQYTNPPEAEICEQCGTSLLEQPCFDCGTIVPFTEQNCPNCGAATGKTWWALILPPQKDNWQLTEYLDNDQRYQIITDLTSFHEDESVSVRVLDAKPLTLPDFQHSSIQVADEEATTSDSEPEEPIMTPLVELYLELRDKLPDLIPAIHDHWLDENGEYLLLEDRSKWQNIATIKNLPNLQILTYLKQMTGLWSEFSQQQLTRTFLDPDNLYLDEDECIVLQKVSENISEHDDNLANLGKLWQSLFASSEPSLQQLYQQLIEGEITTIAQLNATIEEIESQLDLTDYGLPSLNLAFQPDSQEQEEDEDDNEILGDPTEGDNLPTLVLPMQLLSITDVAITDIGHQREHNEDYYGIVTKTSKRENPHKIKYSSRGLYIVCDGMGGHAAGEVASRMAVETLQEYFEEHWIDKLPSEEVIRQGILLTNQKIYQENLQYGRSGSGRMGTTLVMALLQDTQGAIAHVGDSRIYHITRKRGLNQLTLDHAVAQQEVLCGVEPEIAYRRHDAYQLTQAIGPRDNSCVHPEIQFLDFKEDTILFLCSDGFSDNNFLETAAKNQLLSLTSSKANLEQELRQLLELGNQHNGHDNLTAVLVRVKVQPSLERI
- a CDS encoding DUF4327 family protein gives rise to the protein MTKQVFHPMVKFQRKVASLVDANILKPTDNISKVALLYGDQWSYWKQELAEFGFSMHDPISEILMVEAWDED
- a CDS encoding HAD family phosphatase, with protein sequence MAIKLLVLDIDGTIAGDNNQIRKPVKLAIKAAQKQNIKVTLATGRMYRSALPYYEQIETKLPLIAYNGAWIQNPDTQEKEHLPIGKEIALELLDYFESPAMNSYFGVHCYLEDQLYVKEITPSTQEYAERSQVAAIPVGDLRKILQVNPTKVLAIAHKPQMIKKCFPELKTRYSREKVHLTQSSHNLLEAMHPQVNKGKAVQYLAEKVLGIKPTEVMAIGDNFNDLEMLQYAGVSIAMGSAPDEIKKVAHWVAPDVEADGVAVAINKFLEKQNY
- a CDS encoding YdcF family protein; protein product: MSFLFLSKLLPVFLYPLGLSCVLLMMALILRWKRSRWTFVPVVTALAILLIASNDWVSSALVASLESRYPPLVDPPTAEAIVVLGGATKSVEPPRLMVNINEHGDRLFYAAHLYHTQRAPVIILAGGRISWQDGPGSSEAADMAILLEMLGVPREAMIEEPFSLNTHENAVNVQEILQETGIKRILLVTSAFHMPRSMAIFTKLGIEAIPAPTDFLVTRTYNYTFEDFILNLLPHANRLALTNLALKEYLGIVVYRLRGWL
- a CDS encoding peptidase S8 and S53 subtilisin kexin sedolisin; translated protein: MSKKWRFIVISFLGFSLILPGLALDTSISRTGINASKLHQPPYNLTGRKIAIGQVEIGRPAKLGWDKPANRLPLQVAGVFERDRPAQPNKGLDSHAQMVAMVMISQDKLLPGVAPDALLYSGAIATVKGGAQAEECLTTQTIATQNNTDVRAINFSFGESLEQDSREEAKLDGNALLTQCIDWSARVHNTLYVIAGNQGRGGIPIPTDNYNGITTAYSRKEENQYTKVDFSNLSRRPEGIARRLISREINTGIRRGISLIAPGHQLTVYNLQGKRETVSGTSFAAPQITATVALLQEYGDRQLAQQEPNWTIASRRPEVMKAVLLNSADKIKDSGDGRFLGMERTTLSKHNRTWLESDAYHSERIPLDLEMGTGHLNVYRAYQQFSAKQWQPTAAVPTRGWNYGEVSRGEDQDYLIDEPLEGGSYASITLTWNRWVELRDTNQNGQYDIGESFRDRGLNNLDLYLIAVDSEEITVCASTSIHDSVEHIFCPIPTTGRYKIRVSYISQINYPEQAYALAWWTKGNQDNGN
- a CDS encoding metal ABC transporter permease, coding for MRNAITAGILVSIACGMIGSLVVINRIVFISGGIAHAAYGGIGLGYFMSFNPVVGAIFFALLSALGMGWVERKLQQRADTIIGVMWAIGMAVGIILIDLTQGYKAGLDSYLFGSILAVPRQDLIIMFILDLIIVVFLALFYKELLAISYDSVYATTRNVPVNTIYLLLVAAIALTVVMVMQIVGLIMVIALLTIPGAIASQMVKELKQMMLIASILGIIFNLVGLYLSYVFNLTSGATIILVAGITYLISLALPKLTRK